A genomic window from Campylobacter concisus includes:
- a CDS encoding TOBE domain-containing protein — protein sequence MKADINLELFLGEDTQVLAKHITLLKAIKETKSITKAAELVGISYKNAWDCLDTINNKSSKPLIIRADGNKKNSGSELSEYADKLIKIYDAILETQKDFLQKICQKVDFEDVDIINLQRMNMNLSARNQLSCEIIGINRGAVNSQIVAKLSNGCTLESNITVESEKNLGLKVGQKVIYIFKAPAVILAKDLDIKISTKNQLKGEVIEAKIGAVNAEITLKLSDEQTLTAIITKDSAMDMQIGVGDTLLAIVKSSQTIIGV from the coding sequence TTGAAAGCAGATATAAATTTAGAACTATTTTTAGGCGAAGATACACAGGTTTTAGCTAAACATATTACATTATTAAAGGCCATAAAAGAGACAAAAAGTATCACAAAAGCAGCGGAATTGGTTGGTATATCATATAAAAATGCTTGGGACTGTCTTGATACGATAAATAACAAAAGTAGCAAGCCACTTATTATTAGAGCTGATGGAAATAAGAAAAATAGTGGCTCCGAGCTAAGCGAGTATGCCGATAAACTGATAAAAATTTATGATGCCATTCTTGAGACTCAAAAGGACTTTTTACAAAAAATTTGTCAAAAAGTAGATTTTGAGGATGTAGATATTATAAATCTTCAAAGAATGAATATGAACTTAAGTGCTAGAAATCAGCTCTCATGTGAGATTATTGGCATAAATAGAGGTGCGGTAAATTCTCAAATAGTTGCAAAACTAAGTAATGGCTGCACGCTTGAGTCAAACATCACGGTTGAAAGTGAGAAAAATTTAGGCCTAAAAGTTGGACAAAAAGTTATTTATATTTTTAAAGCTCCAGCTGTCATTTTGGCTAAGGATCTAGATATAAAAATAAGCACAAAAAATCAATTAAAAGGCGAAGTGATCGAAGCAAAGATAGGTGCTGTAAATGCTGAAATCACTTTAAAACTAAGTGATGAGCAGACCCTAACTGCCATCATCACAAAAGATAGCGCGATGGATATGCAAATAGGCGTTGGTGACACGCTTTTAGCCATAGTAAAATCATCTCAAACCATAATAGGAGTATAA
- the modA gene encoding molybdate ABC transporter substrate-binding protein, which produces MKKVFKFLCAVALLAINAFGAEVNVYAAANTTYAFPELIKEFNKLHPDAKINLTLGASGGLVTQIQNSAPADIFMAADMGFAQKAYDTGFAVVAPKVYAQGAVAIFSIRNVDFKKGIEVVRGLKAISIANPQTAPYGKASIEALKNAKLYDEVEKNIVYAQKISETLSQALSASDVGFIAASALFDEKMSKYKEGINYILVPQKLYTPIDQGIVLLKHAEKNDDAKAFYEFILGDKSREIFKKFGYNVPAK; this is translated from the coding sequence ATGAAAAAGGTTTTTAAATTTCTATGCGCAGTAGCTCTGCTTGCCATAAACGCATTTGGCGCTGAAGTAAATGTATATGCTGCGGCAAACACAACATACGCATTTCCAGAGCTTATAAAAGAGTTTAACAAGCTTCATCCAGACGCTAAGATCAATCTAACTCTTGGCGCAAGCGGTGGCCTTGTCACGCAGATACAAAACTCGGCTCCAGCTGATATCTTCATGGCTGCTGATATGGGCTTTGCGCAAAAGGCCTACGACACAGGCTTTGCAGTGGTTGCTCCAAAAGTTTATGCACAAGGCGCTGTTGCTATTTTTTCTATTAGAAATGTTGATTTCAAAAAAGGTATTGAGGTTGTTCGTGGCTTAAAAGCGATCTCTATCGCAAATCCACAAACTGCGCCATACGGCAAAGCTAGTATAGAGGCTCTTAAAAACGCAAAGCTTTATGATGAAGTAGAAAAAAATATCGTCTATGCTCAAAAAATTTCTGAAACTCTATCTCAAGCATTAAGTGCTTCTGATGTAGGCTTTATCGCAGCTAGTGCACTTTTTGATGAGAAAATGTCAAAATACAAAGAGGGCATTAATTACATCCTTGTTCCACAAAAACTATACACTCCGATCGATCAAGGCATAGTTCTTCTAAAACATGCTGAAAAAAATGATGATGCAAAAGCATTTTATGAGTTTATCTTAGGTGATAAATCAAGAGAAATTTTCAAGAAATTTGGTTACAACGTTCCAGCTAAATGA
- a CDS encoding TOBE domain-containing protein — translation MIRAKIVGILTKDDVSLFELKGLNLEANLFMLVLNEASKFALDDEIDLGFKSSDVILAKDKLSNSSLENELKCVIEAINFGEILSVISLKCGEIYFEAIISNHALKTMNVGENDEVFAYIKSTSIHISTQK, via the coding sequence ATGATAAGAGCAAAGATCGTTGGAATTTTAACTAAAGATGACGTTAGCCTATTTGAGCTAAAGGGTCTAAATTTAGAGGCAAATTTATTTATGCTAGTCTTGAATGAGGCTAGCAAATTCGCCTTAGATGATGAGATTGACTTAGGTTTTAAAAGCTCCGATGTTATCTTGGCAAAAGACAAACTAAGTAATAGCTCGCTTGAAAACGAGCTAAAGTGCGTGATTGAGGCTATAAATTTTGGTGAAATTTTAAGTGTTATTAGCTTAAAGTGTGGCGAAATTTACTTTGAAGCTATTATCTCAAATCACGCATTAAAAACCATGAACGTAGGTGAAAACGATGAAGTCTTTGCCTATATAAAATCTACAAGCATTCACATAAGTACACAAAAATGA
- a CDS encoding class I SAM-dependent methyltransferase — MSQNSKIEKSYDELTYKSIAFAQSSPYRLEACATLLGVNPPPCKNARVLEIGCSFDGNLIPFAANNKNAKVVGIDLSGEQIRRGQEIVKEMGLTNLELIHGDICEFNGDEKFDYIIAHGVFSWVPDFVKEAILKVVRENLSANGVAFISYNVYPGWKVKDIVRDIMLLATKDKESMQDKLKAAKEALLIYKEYLLSKDNITYENKMPTRMLLFWIDEILSKDDFYIAHEFLEDTNNPFYFKDFNTMLTRNELAYLCEYTLDDIFVPDIGIATVDEYKNNKFKDRIDLEQFMDIVSNKVFRQSLIVHNKTYEGIANKQIGPGDINKIHVVANFTKKGNEWQDSCSVMPQDISWLCEVFYKMYPASINLSQILEILPEDKLMVYSAFVRILTNSTDAMILKDEQKNIEYKPGYSRLSVNLTNYVKYFLNHKNNADVTFANKFSILGKFNTVDYYILLLLDGKNSLEEVAAKALKFIKESNENILDIDGKVLKKDKVAANIMNYVLGTAKIASMLYLLEEI; from the coding sequence ATGAGTCAAAATAGCAAAATCGAAAAGTCTTATGACGAACTAACTTATAAATCCATAGCTTTTGCACAATCATCACCTTACAGGCTTGAAGCTTGTGCTACACTTCTTGGCGTAAACCCGCCGCCGTGCAAAAATGCAAGAGTTTTAGAGATAGGATGTAGCTTTGACGGAAATTTGATCCCATTTGCAGCGAATAATAAAAACGCAAAAGTAGTTGGTATAGACCTCAGTGGAGAGCAGATAAGGCGTGGGCAAGAGATCGTTAAAGAGATGGGGCTTACAAATTTAGAGCTTATCCATGGCGATATTTGCGAATTTAACGGCGATGAGAAATTTGACTATATCATTGCTCATGGTGTTTTTAGTTGGGTACCTGACTTTGTAAAAGAAGCCATATTAAAAGTCGTAAGAGAGAATTTAAGTGCAAATGGCGTGGCATTTATCTCCTATAATGTTTATCCTGGTTGGAAAGTAAAAGACATCGTAAGAGATATAATGCTACTTGCCACAAAAGATAAAGAGAGCATGCAAGATAAGCTAAAAGCAGCCAAGGAAGCACTTTTAATCTATAAAGAATATTTGCTTAGTAAAGATAATATAACTTATGAAAATAAAATGCCTACAAGAATGCTGTTGTTTTGGATAGATGAGATACTTTCAAAAGATGACTTCTACATAGCTCACGAGTTTTTGGAAGATACAAATAATCCATTTTATTTCAAGGATTTTAATACCATGCTCACCAGAAATGAGCTTGCTTATCTTTGTGAATATACGCTTGATGATATCTTTGTTCCAGATATTGGCATAGCCACAGTAGATGAATACAAAAACAATAAATTTAAAGATAGGATCGATTTGGAACAGTTTATGGACATAGTTAGCAATAAGGTCTTCAGACAAAGCCTAATAGTCCATAACAAAACTTACGAGGGCATAGCCAATAAGCAAATAGGCCCAGGCGACATTAATAAAATTCACGTTGTAGCAAATTTTACAAAGAAAGGCAATGAGTGGCAAGACAGTTGCTCCGTTATGCCACAAGACATATCATGGCTTTGCGAGGTCTTTTATAAGATGTATCCAGCTAGCATAAACCTTTCTCAGATTTTAGAAATTTTACCAGAAGATAAACTCATGGTTTATAGCGCCTTTGTAAGAATTTTAACAAACTCGACTGATGCAATGATCTTAAAAGATGAGCAAAAAAATATTGAGTATAAGCCCGGATACTCAAGACTTAGCGTAAATTTAACAAACTATGTAAAGTATTTTTTAAATCATAAAAATAACGCTGATGTTACTTTTGCTAATAAATTTAGCATTTTAGGAAAATTTAATACCGTCGATTATTACATACTTTTACTGCTTGATGGTAAAAATAGTTTAGAAGAAGTAGCCGCAAAGGCTTTGAAATTTATCAAAGAAAGCAACGAGAATATATTGGATATAGATGGGAAAGTACTTAAAAAAGATAAGGTTGCCGCAAATATAATGAACTATGTGCTAGGCACAGCAAAAATAGCTAGTATGCTTTATCTACTAGAAGAAATTTAA
- a CDS encoding citrate synthase, with protein sequence MSSNTATLTDNRTGKSYEFPILKGTMGPDVIDISTFFSDTGMFTFDRGYTSTAMCRSAITYIDGLKGELMYRGYDIAYLAENKTFLDVAYLLLNKELPTNDQYINFKTELKKRSFIHEGMMKLFDAFPDKAHPMAILQAAVSALSAFYSDHLNMDKPEEYHEMAMRIIAKIPTIAAFSYRYSRGLPIIYPNLDRGFTENFLYMMRGYPYEHVDLKPIEIKALDTVFMLHADHEQNASTTTVRTVGSTHAHPYACISAGIGALWGWAHGGANEGVIRQLEEIGSVANVDRYIARAKDKNDPFRLMGFGHRVYKNFDPRAKVLKKMRDQLMDEIGINSELIKIANRIEEIALNDDYFVSRNLYPNVDFHSGLILKALGIPNNMFAVIFVIGRTPGWISQWIELKEQDTIKIVRPRQLYVGETNRTPK encoded by the coding sequence ATGTCATCAAATACAGCTACGCTAACTGATAACAGAACCGGCAAGAGTTACGAGTTTCCTATACTAAAAGGCACTATGGGGCCTGATGTGATAGACATCTCGACATTTTTTAGTGATACTGGAATGTTTACTTTTGACAGAGGCTATACTTCAACTGCGATGTGTCGCTCGGCGATAACTTATATAGACGGCTTAAAAGGCGAGCTAATGTATAGAGGTTATGATATCGCGTATTTGGCTGAAAATAAGACATTTTTAGATGTGGCATACTTACTTTTAAACAAAGAGCTTCCAACAAATGATCAGTATATAAATTTTAAAACCGAGCTTAAAAAAAGAAGCTTTATACATGAGGGCATGATGAAGCTATTTGACGCATTTCCAGACAAGGCGCACCCTATGGCGATATTGCAAGCAGCAGTATCAGCGCTAAGTGCCTTTTACTCAGATCACCTAAATATGGATAAACCTGAAGAGTATCACGAGATGGCTATGCGTATAATCGCTAAAATTCCAACGATCGCGGCCTTTAGCTACCGCTACTCACGCGGACTTCCTATCATATATCCAAATTTAGATCGTGGCTTTACTGAAAATTTCCTCTACATGATGAGGGGCTATCCATACGAGCACGTCGATCTTAAGCCAATCGAGATAAAAGCACTTGACACGGTCTTTATGCTGCACGCAGATCACGAGCAAAATGCTTCAACAACGACTGTTAGGACTGTTGGCTCAACGCATGCTCACCCATACGCATGTATAAGTGCAGGTATTGGAGCACTTTGGGGCTGGGCTCATGGTGGGGCAAACGAGGGTGTCATCCGCCAGCTTGAAGAGATCGGCTCGGTCGCAAATGTCGATAGATACATCGCTAGAGCAAAGGATAAAAACGATCCATTTAGGCTAATGGGCTTTGGCCATAGGGTCTATAAAAACTTTGACCCTCGCGCAAAAGTGCTTAAGAAGATGAGAGATCAGCTTATGGATGAGATAGGCATTAACTCAGAGCTTATCAAGATCGCAAACCGCATCGAAGAGATCGCGCTAAATGACGACTACTTTGTGAGTAGAAATTTATATCCAAACGTTGATTTTCACTCAGGGCTCATCCTAAAGGCGCTTGGTATACCAAATAATATGTTTGCTGTAATCTTCGTCATCGGCAGGACTCCAGGCTGGATCAGCCAGTGGATCGAGCTAAAAGAGCAAGATACGATAAAGATCGTCCGCCCAAGACAGCTTTATGTTGGAGAGACAAACAGAACACCAAAATGA
- the modB gene encoding molybdate ABC transporter permease subunit, giving the protein MIDELKSIDYEPFWLSLKLSFITTFILFFVCIALAYFMSQKKFFGKSFLESVISLPLVLPPSVLGFYLLIFLSPYSAFGKFIEEIFGVRLVFNFTGLVVASCIYSLPFMFGPIYAGLNSLKKSLFEASYSLGKNKLTTIFRVILPSIRSNLLTATVVSFAHTMGEFGVVLMIGGSVAGESKVASIAIFEAVEMLDYTKAHIYALLMLIISFFVLFVVYLLNSKKA; this is encoded by the coding sequence ATGATAGATGAGTTAAAAAGTATCGATTACGAGCCATTTTGGCTATCACTAAAATTATCTTTTATAACAACTTTTATTTTATTTTTTGTCTGCATCGCACTTGCCTATTTTATGTCGCAGAAAAAATTTTTTGGCAAATCATTTTTAGAGTCGGTAATCTCACTGCCCTTGGTCTTGCCACCAAGTGTTCTTGGCTTTTATCTGCTCATTTTTCTTTCGCCTTATTCGGCCTTTGGTAAATTTATCGAAGAAATTTTTGGAGTTAGGCTTGTTTTTAACTTCACAGGTCTTGTTGTGGCAAGTTGTATCTATTCATTGCCATTTATGTTTGGGCCGATTTATGCTGGACTAAATAGCCTAAAAAAGAGCCTTTTTGAAGCAAGTTATAGTCTTGGTAAAAATAAGCTCACGACTATTTTTAGGGTAATTTTGCCAAGTATCAGATCAAATTTATTAACAGCTACTGTCGTTAGCTTTGCTCACACTATGGGTGAGTTTGGTGTTGTTTTAATGATAGGCGGTAGTGTAGCTGGAGAGAGCAAGGTCGCTAGCATTGCGATATTTGAAGCGGTTGAAATGCTTGATTACACCAAGGCTCATATCTATGCACTTTTGATGCTAATAATTAGCTTTTTTGTCCTTTTTGTAGTTTATCTTTTAAATTCTAAAAAAGCTTAA
- a CDS encoding cation:proton antiporter, which translates to MQLHQASELSILVVLAFIVFASPYISKILRIPVAPAEIILGALASYIGLVGENEMFKLISEVGFFFLMFLAGMEIDLRMLINIDRKILRLGLIYLALIYSLATALTFSFDLSLLYIIIIPIMAVGMIFTLFKEYGRDVKWLNLSMLIATIGELISITLLTFIAAYLQFGASINLWLTIGYLILFLAISVLSFKILDVLFWWYPGLKVILMPHYDKDEKDIRLSIAVFFSMIALMLYLNLEVAFGAFIAGMFIATFFDHKKDLPHKLSSFGFGFLVPIFFIHIGSTFKLSSLSSNEVIKDAIFIFCAMLATRLFSSVLFIAKLGFKGIFLFSLSQSMPLTLLVAVATIAHRSGEISDYSYSSFILASLAQAIIGTIIIKFLMQSRSKE; encoded by the coding sequence TTGCAGTTACATCAAGCTAGCGAGCTTAGTATTCTTGTCGTTTTGGCATTTATCGTCTTTGCTTCGCCTTATATTTCTAAAATTTTACGCATTCCTGTCGCTCCTGCTGAGATAATACTTGGAGCACTAGCTAGCTACATCGGACTTGTCGGCGAAAATGAGATGTTTAAGCTAATTAGCGAAGTTGGCTTTTTCTTTTTGATGTTTCTAGCTGGTATGGAGATCGATCTTAGAATGCTTATAAACATTGACCGTAAAATTTTACGTCTGGGGCTTATCTATCTTGCCCTCATTTACTCGCTAGCAACTGCACTTACATTTAGTTTTGATCTTAGTTTGCTCTATATCATCATTATCCCGATAATGGCCGTTGGCATGATATTTACGCTATTTAAAGAGTATGGCAGAGATGTAAAATGGCTAAATTTAAGCATGCTTATTGCAACTATTGGCGAGCTTATAAGCATTACGCTTTTGACATTTATAGCAGCCTATTTGCAGTTTGGAGCTAGTATAAATTTATGGCTAACGATTGGCTATTTGATCTTATTTTTAGCTATCAGCGTGCTAAGCTTTAAAATTTTAGATGTGCTTTTTTGGTGGTATCCGGGGCTTAAAGTGATCCTTATGCCACACTACGATAAGGACGAAAAAGATATTAGGCTAAGCATTGCTGTATTTTTTTCGATGATTGCACTTATGCTTTATTTGAATTTAGAAGTTGCCTTTGGCGCGTTTATCGCAGGTATGTTTATAGCGACATTTTTTGATCATAAAAAAGACTTACCGCACAAGCTTTCAAGTTTTGGATTTGGATTTTTGGTACCGATATTTTTTATACACATAGGCTCAACCTTCAAGCTCTCAAGCCTAAGCTCAAATGAAGTGATAAAAGATGCTATTTTTATATTTTGTGCGATGCTTGCCACAAGGCTTTTTTCAAGTGTGTTATTTATAGCAAAATTAGGATTTAAAGGGATATTTTTGTTTTCTCTCTCACAATCTATGCCACTAACGCTTCTAGTAGCAGTTGCTACTATCGCACACAGATCAGGTGAGATAAGTGACTATTCTTACTCATCTTTTATCCTAGCAAGCCTAGCTCAAGCTATAATAGGGACAATAATTATAAAATTTCTAATGCAATCAAGAAGTAAGGAGTAA
- the crcB gene encoding fluoride efflux transporter CrcB — protein MLANLLFAGLGGFIGAGCRFLAGELLKFSHFPLATLGVNVLGSFIIGVLFCLNLSQSVRVFLVVGILGGFTTFSSFSLDSVKFLIEGELIKGFLNIFLNLVFCLLASYLGILLGKSL, from the coding sequence ATGCTTGCAAATTTGCTTTTCGCAGGGCTTGGAGGCTTTATCGGGGCTGGATGCAGGTTTTTAGCTGGCGAGCTGCTAAAATTTAGTCACTTTCCGCTAGCCACACTTGGCGTAAATGTGCTTGGCAGCTTTATTATCGGCGTTTTGTTTTGTCTAAATTTAAGCCAAAGCGTGAGAGTATTTTTGGTCGTTGGCATACTTGGCGGATTTACAACATTTTCAAGCTTTAGCCTTGATAGCGTGAAATTTTTAATAGAAGGCGAGCTGATAAAAGGCTTTTTAAATATCTTTTTAAACCTTGTTTTTTGCCTACTTGCAAGCTATCTTGGCATTTTACTTGGCAAGAGTTTATGA
- a CDS encoding sulfate/molybdate ABC transporter ATP-binding protein has protein sequence MIEISCKKELNGGGGKFLLEADLSFESGDFVALYGASGGGKTTILRLIAGFEAPQSGFIKVGDKIFFDEKTNLAPQKRNIGFLFQDYALFENMNVFKNLLFAKNDLALANKLLDICGLTSLKNAKISTLSGGQKQRVALARAVMRKPEILLLDEPLSALDNAMREKLQDYLLALHDEFKMSIILVSHDIAEIYKLCNKVFVLENGKISRSGSASEIFLKSAGSQKFAFNAKILEIKKRDAIYVANVLINRQICEVVLSSSEAMNIKSGDMVVVSTKAFSVNLEKA, from the coding sequence ATGATAGAAATTTCTTGTAAAAAAGAGCTAAATGGCGGTGGCGGAAAATTTTTACTTGAGGCCGACCTTAGCTTTGAAAGTGGTGATTTTGTCGCACTTTATGGAGCAAGCGGTGGCGGAAAGACCACTATTTTACGCTTGATCGCTGGTTTTGAAGCACCACAAAGTGGCTTTATAAAGGTTGGAGATAAAATTTTCTTTGATGAAAAGACAAATTTGGCCCCACAAAAGCGAAATATCGGCTTTTTATTTCAAGACTATGCACTTTTTGAAAATATGAATGTCTTTAAAAATTTACTCTTTGCAAAAAACGATCTAGCTCTAGCGAACAAGCTTCTTGATATTTGCGGCCTAACAAGTCTAAAAAATGCAAAAATTAGCACTCTTTCTGGCGGTCAAAAGCAACGTGTTGCTCTGGCTCGTGCGGTTATGAGAAAGCCTGAAATTTTACTACTTGATGAGCCGTTAAGTGCGCTTGATAACGCCATGCGCGAGAAACTTCAAGACTATTTACTGGCACTTCATGATGAGTTTAAGATGAGCATTATTTTAGTAAGTCATGATATTGCTGAAATTTATAAGCTTTGCAATAAAGTCTTTGTCCTTGAAAATGGAAAAATTTCAAGATCAGGTAGTGCAAGTGAGATATTTTTAAAGAGTGCAGGATCGCAGAAATTTGCCTTTAATGCTAAAATTTTAGAGATAAAAAAACGTGATGCTATTTACGTGGCAAATGTATTAATAAACCGCCAAATTTGTGAAGTGGTGCTAAGTAGCAGCGAAGCAATGAATATAAAATCAGGCGATATGGTAGTAGTTAGCACAAAAGCATTTAGCGTAAATTTGGAAAAAGCATGA
- a CDS encoding 3'(2'),5'-bisphosphate nucleotidase CysQ family protein, protein MSELLNLAKKAAVNAGAQIMKFYSADNTALKVCLKDDSSPLTSADLAANEAIIKILSKSGIKICSEESILQESDKDEFWLVDPLDGTKEFLARNGEFCVCIALIKKARPVLGVIFIPVSKELFYADENGAFKEILGDNNEIIKRIDLNKKDKNLDNLIFSSRRGDAKEIELIGQSLNFKQRCIGSAIKFCRLVEFGGAYLRFAPSYLWDNAAGEALVNFCGGKVFDANSSKEISYELANLKSPFFIALSKNTLNLKDKITQLYKQSKT, encoded by the coding sequence ATGAGTGAGCTTCTAAATTTAGCTAAAAAAGCAGCCGTTAATGCTGGAGCGCAAATAATGAAATTTTACTCTGCAGATAATACGGCTCTTAAAGTCTGCCTAAAAGATGACAGCTCGCCACTAACTAGCGCTGATCTAGCTGCAAATGAAGCGATAATAAAAATTCTAAGCAAAAGTGGGATAAAAATTTGCTCTGAAGAGAGTATCTTGCAAGAAAGCGATAAAGACGAGTTTTGGCTCGTAGATCCTCTTGATGGCACGAAAGAATTTCTAGCTAGAAATGGCGAATTTTGCGTTTGCATAGCGCTTATAAAGAAAGCTAGACCGGTGCTTGGTGTCATTTTTATCCCAGTTAGCAAAGAGCTTTTTTATGCTGATGAAAACGGCGCTTTTAAAGAAATTTTAGGTGACAATAATGAAATCATAAAGAGGATCGATCTAAACAAAAAAGATAAAAATTTAGACAATCTAATCTTTTCAAGCAGAAGAGGTGATGCCAAAGAGATAGAACTTATAGGACAGAGCTTAAATTTTAAGCAAAGGTGCATCGGCTCAGCCATAAAATTTTGCCGTTTGGTTGAATTTGGTGGAGCTTATTTGAGATTTGCGCCAAGCTACCTTTGGGACAATGCTGCAGGAGAAGCGCTCGTAAATTTTTGTGGCGGAAAAGTATTTGACGCTAATAGCAGCAAAGAGATCAGCTACGAGCTTGCTAATTTAAAAAGCCCATTTTTCATAGCTCTCTCAAAAAATACACTAAATCTAAAAGATAAAATCACACAACTATATAAACAAAGTAAAACTTAA
- a CDS encoding biotin synthase: protein MKTIMLCAICSVTQGNCAEDCAYCTQSAKAGADISKFKEKSVQQVVDEAKMAYKNHALGFCLVTSGARLNDKKTDYIASLARAVSKEVPNLMLIACNGMATYEQLIELKKAGVFSYNHNLETSREFFPKICKTHTWDERYQTNLDAKRAGLMLCAGGIYGVGESEADRVSFRASLKELEPFSSPINFFIKNEALTLDLPPLSTDEALKIVRETKRDLPETRVMIAGGREKILGDRQYEIFENGADAIVIGDYLTAKGEKASKDIEELTKRGFNFASICH, encoded by the coding sequence ATGAAAACAATTATGCTCTGTGCGATATGCTCAGTCACTCAAGGAAACTGCGCCGAGGACTGCGCTTATTGCACGCAAAGTGCCAAAGCTGGTGCCGATATCTCAAAATTTAAAGAAAAAAGCGTGCAACAGGTGGTGGACGAAGCCAAAATGGCTTATAAAAACCACGCTCTTGGCTTTTGTTTAGTTACAAGTGGTGCTAGACTGAACGACAAAAAGACCGACTACATCGCATCTTTAGCAAGAGCCGTGAGCAAAGAAGTACCAAATTTGATGCTCATCGCATGTAACGGCATGGCAACTTACGAGCAGCTTATCGAGCTTAAAAAGGCTGGCGTTTTTAGCTACAACCACAACCTTGAAACAAGCCGAGAATTTTTTCCAAAAATTTGTAAAACTCACACTTGGGACGAGAGATATCAGACAAATTTAGATGCAAAAAGAGCAGGTCTTATGCTTTGCGCTGGTGGTATTTACGGCGTTGGTGAGAGTGAGGCTGACAGGGTGAGCTTTAGAGCTAGTCTAAAAGAGCTTGAGCCATTTTCGTCACCGATAAATTTTTTCATTAAAAATGAAGCTCTAACTCTTGATCTGCCTCCTCTTAGTACGGATGAAGCCCTAAAAATAGTGCGTGAGACCAAAAGAGATCTACCAGAAACTAGAGTCATGATAGCTGGCGGCAGAGAGAAAATTTTAGGCGATAGACAATACGAGATCTTTGAAAATGGCGCCGATGCGATCGTCATTGGCGACTATCTCACCGCAAAAGGCGAGAAAGCTAGCAAGGATATCGAGGAGCTTACAAAGCGTGGTTTTAACTTCGCTAGTATCTGTCACTAA
- a CDS encoding redoxin family protein, translating into MIKVPTSIYLNTLDGKEFDFSAFARTHDCVIFIYPKIGEDFSLLSEQLQNTAGMKGCTKQAINYKKFLKDFNDLGFMVIAIGSQDIAAQKKFQEETSAGVMFLNDSEFMLEKALELPVFSASNGHKFYFRQTLIIKDGKVRHAYIVDDPENDAKNMLEKLKEKDY; encoded by the coding sequence ATGATAAAAGTGCCTACAAGTATATATTTAAATACCTTAGACGGTAAGGAATTTGATTTTTCCGCCTTTGCAAGGACACACGACTGCGTTATTTTCATCTATCCAAAGATAGGCGAGGACTTTAGTCTTTTAAGCGAGCAATTACAAAATACTGCAGGCATGAAGGGCTGCACCAAACAAGCGATAAACTACAAGAAATTTTTAAAAGATTTTAACGATCTTGGTTTTATGGTCATAGCTATTGGCTCCCAAGATATAGCAGCTCAAAAGAAATTTCAAGAAGAAACTTCAGCTGGAGTTATGTTTTTAAATGATAGTGAGTTTATGCTTGAGAAAGCACTTGAACTTCCAGTTTTTTCTGCATCAAATGGCCATAAATTCTACTTTAGACAAACACTTATCATAAAAGATGGCAAGGTAAGGCACGCATATATAGTGGATGATCCTGAGAATGATGCCAAAAATATGCTAGAAAAACTCAAAGAAAAAGACTACTAG